In the genome of Leptospiraceae bacterium, one region contains:
- a CDS encoding MoxR family ATPase: MKRISYIISSELQEAIRVAEITGRPLLLRGEPGTGKTLLAHAIAQQKNMPLFEWHVKSYSKALDGLYTYDALARLNDSRFSENQEKVKNIENYIELGALGKAFVSDVPAVVLIDEIDKADIEFPNDLLLELDQMEFVIVETGRKIKAKHRPFTIITSNNEKELPDAFLRRCVFHYIAFPSPEFMKEIVYAHFPNIDQVLLQKAIEIFYRIRSQPDLKKKPSTSEFLDWLQVLMVEAHRFDGKIPFIGALIKNEEDLKLLSYKF; the protein is encoded by the coding sequence ATGAAAAGGATCTCCTACATCATATCATCAGAACTGCAAGAAGCGATTCGTGTCGCAGAAATCACCGGTCGACCTTTGTTGCTCAGAGGTGAACCGGGAACAGGAAAAACTCTTTTAGCCCACGCAATAGCTCAACAAAAGAATATGCCATTGTTCGAGTGGCATGTGAAGTCTTACTCCAAAGCCTTGGATGGATTATACACTTATGATGCACTAGCGAGATTAAATGACTCTCGATTTTCGGAAAATCAAGAAAAAGTAAAGAACATTGAGAACTACATTGAATTAGGAGCATTAGGGAAAGCCTTTGTTTCGGATGTTCCTGCGGTTGTATTGATTGATGAAATTGATAAAGCAGATATCGAATTCCCCAACGATTTACTTTTAGAATTGGATCAGATGGAATTCGTAATCGTAGAAACGGGAAGAAAGATCAAAGCAAAACATCGTCCCTTTACCATCATCACATCCAATAATGAGAAAGAATTACCCGATGCATTTTTACGTCGATGTGTGTTTCATTACATAGCCTTTCCTTCTCCTGAGTTTATGAAAGAAATTGTGTATGCTCACTTTCCTAATATCGATCAGGTTTTATTACAAAAAGCAATCGAGATTTTCTATCGGATACGTTCTCAGCCTGATTTGAAAAAGAAACCCAGCACTTCTGAATTTCTAGATTGGCTACAAGTCTTAATGGTGGAAGCCCATAGGTTTGATGGAAAAATTCCTTTCATAGGAGCTCTCATAAAAAACGAAGAAGATTTGAAACTCCTATCCTATAAGTTTTAA
- a CDS encoding zinc-binding dehydrogenase: MKNIRYLQVKAGNLKNYLFVEEELSRIPPGRVRIQVKSVGLNFADVFACLGLYSATPKGSFSPGLEFSGIITDVGSDTKTSFQVGDEIIGVTRFGALSSFVDVEPAYLYTKPKEWSFEEAASFFVQALTAWYGLVELGRLTQEKLVLLQSAAGGVGLYSLQILHHFGADYCAVVGDLSKVSFLKSWGVSEEKILLRQKDPKKFFRDLQNFLSNHRKSGFDIVFDSVAGRYFKPQFDSLNRRGIYVLFGAADFMKFSDKPDFLWLAFKYLTFPRILPLRMIEKNQGIFGFNLIWLYDQIELFQKLIQDMQKVSWKKPLVGKVFEFPYSYEALKYLQSGKSVGKVVIKMEI, translated from the coding sequence ATGAAAAATATTCGTTATTTGCAAGTAAAAGCAGGAAATTTGAAAAACTATCTCTTTGTAGAAGAAGAGCTCAGCAGGATACCTCCTGGAAGAGTTCGAATTCAAGTTAAATCTGTGGGGTTGAATTTTGCTGATGTGTTTGCGTGTTTGGGTTTGTATTCCGCAACACCGAAAGGTTCGTTTTCGCCGGGTTTAGAATTCTCAGGAATTATTACCGATGTTGGTTCTGACACAAAAACTTCTTTTCAGGTTGGAGATGAAATCATAGGGGTAACGAGATTTGGTGCTTTGTCGAGTTTCGTGGATGTAGAACCAGCATACCTTTATACCAAGCCCAAAGAATGGAGTTTTGAAGAAGCAGCATCTTTTTTTGTGCAAGCTCTTACTGCTTGGTATGGACTTGTGGAACTGGGAAGATTAACACAAGAAAAACTTGTTTTGCTGCAATCAGCGGCTGGAGGTGTTGGACTTTATTCTCTTCAAATTTTACATCATTTTGGAGCTGATTACTGTGCAGTCGTAGGAGACTTAAGCAAAGTTTCTTTTTTGAAGTCATGGGGAGTTTCTGAGGAAAAAATCTTACTTCGACAAAAAGATCCAAAAAAGTTCTTTCGTGATTTACAAAATTTTTTGAGCAATCATCGAAAAAGTGGTTTTGATATTGTTTTTGATTCTGTTGCAGGAAGATACTTCAAGCCTCAATTCGATTCTCTAAATCGGCGAGGGATATACGTCCTTTTTGGTGCAGCAGATTTTATGAAATTTTCTGACAAACCCGACTTTCTTTGGCTTGCTTTTAAGTATTTGACTTTCCCAAGGATTTTACCTTTGCGTATGATAGAAAAAAATCAGGGTATTTTTGGTTTTAATTTGATTTGGTTATACGATCAAATTGAGTTGTTTCAAAAACTGATACAAGATATGCAAAAGGTTTCCTGGAAGAAACCCTTAGTTGGCAAGGTTTTTGAGTTTCCTTACTCGTATGAAGCGTTGAAGTATCTTCAGTCAGGCAAATCTGTAGGAAAAGTTGTCATCAAAATGGAAATTTAA
- the fba gene encoding fructose-bisphosphate aldolase class II (catalyzes the reversible aldol condensation of dihydroxyacetonephosphate and glyceraldehyde 3-phosphate in the Calvin cycle, glycolysis, and/or gluconeogenesis): MSLVPMRLLLDHAAEHDYGIPAFNVNNLEQVLAIMEAASETNSPVILQVSRGARKYAGENFIRHLILAATETWPEIPVALHQDHGNSPATCYSAIRLGFTSVMMDGSLLEDGKTPAEFEYNVAVTREVVNVAHKLGVSVEGELGVLGSLETMKADKEDGQGAEGTLTREQLLTDPNEAKKFVELTNVDALAVAIGTSHGAYKFKQKPTGEVLVISRIKEIHEKIPNTHLVMHGSSSVPKELIDKINEFGGSIPETYGVPVEEIQKAIKSGVRKINIDTDLRLAWTATVREIMHKKPSEFDPREFLKPATKAMKEICKQKFEAFGTSGHANKIKPIPVEKFASYYTKS, translated from the coding sequence ATGTCACTAGTTCCAATGAGGTTATTGTTAGATCATGCAGCAGAGCATGATTATGGGATTCCAGCTTTCAATGTCAACAATTTAGAGCAAGTTTTGGCTATCATGGAAGCTGCCTCCGAAACAAATAGCCCTGTGATTTTACAAGTATCACGAGGTGCTCGAAAATATGCAGGAGAAAACTTCATTCGACATCTAATACTCGCAGCTACGGAGACATGGCCTGAGATTCCAGTAGCACTGCATCAAGATCATGGTAATAGTCCTGCTACTTGCTACTCCGCAATTCGGTTGGGCTTCACAAGCGTGATGATGGATGGGTCTTTGTTAGAAGATGGAAAAACACCGGCAGAGTTCGAATACAACGTTGCAGTAACACGAGAAGTCGTTAATGTTGCTCATAAGTTAGGGGTCAGTGTAGAAGGAGAATTGGGGGTTTTAGGTTCTTTGGAGACGATGAAGGCAGACAAAGAAGATGGTCAAGGAGCTGAGGGAACTCTCACCCGCGAACAACTTTTGACTGATCCCAATGAAGCAAAAAAATTCGTGGAACTTACAAATGTTGATGCTCTGGCTGTTGCTATAGGAACAAGTCATGGAGCATATAAATTCAAGCAAAAACCAACCGGCGAAGTTTTAGTTATATCTCGTATCAAAGAAATCCATGAAAAAATCCCCAACACCCATTTGGTAATGCACGGTTCTTCTTCTGTTCCAAAGGAACTAATTGATAAGATTAATGAGTTTGGAGGTAGCATTCCCGAAACATATGGTGTTCCTGTTGAAGAAATCCAAAAAGCCATTAAGTCAGGAGTCCGAAAAATCAACATCGATACTGACCTGCGATTAGCCTGGACGGCAACGGTAAGAGAAATCATGCATAAAAAACCTTCAGAATTTGACCCAAGAGAATTTCTTAAACCGGCTACGAAGGCAATGAAAGAAATTTGCAAACAAAAATTTGAAGCTTTTGGAACATCAGGGCATGCTAACAAAATCAAACCTATCCCCGTAGAGAAATTTGCTAGTTACTATACGAAATCTTAG